From a region of the Armatimonadota bacterium genome:
- a CDS encoding ferritin-like domain-containing protein, producing MGTRGREIVGMDVDELIRLLNAAYASEWLAYYQYWLGAKVIKGPMKDAVVAELTLHATEELNHAVLVANRIIQLGGTPVTSPRAWFDLSPCAYDAPEDPYVAVLLDQNIAGEQCAISSYKSLMDATKDKDMVTYNMALTILEQEVEHEEDLQNLKEDLELMVQRGSH from the coding sequence ATGGGAACCAGAGGTCGCGAGATTGTCGGTATGGACGTCGATGAGCTGATTCGGTTGCTCAACGCCGCATACGCGAGCGAATGGCTCGCTTACTATCAGTACTGGCTGGGCGCGAAGGTCATCAAAGGCCCGATGAAGGACGCCGTGGTCGCCGAACTGACGCTTCACGCCACCGAGGAACTCAATCACGCCGTTCTAGTGGCCAACCGCATCATCCAGTTGGGCGGCACGCCGGTCACCAGCCCCCGGGCCTGGTTTGACCTCAGCCCGTGCGCCTACGATGCGCCGGAAGACCCCTATGTCGCCGTGCTGCTGGACCAGAACATCGCCGGCGAACAGTGCGCCATCTCCTCCTACAAGTCGCTCATGGATGCGACCAAGGACAAGGATATGGTGACGTACAACATGGCTCTCACCATCCTGGAACAGGAGGTCGAGCACGAGGAGGACCTTCAAAACCTGAAAGAGGACCTCGAACTGATGGTGCAGCGAGGCAGCCACTAG
- a CDS encoding alpha-L-fucosidase translates to MFASPVLALAAAAAVIAVLPRAAEAADQSTSGRRTAWFEDARFGLFIHWNGSAALEGRFDGEPVRQTEYGEWLRARNRVPRADWDAALKRMHVTPEVVEGWAEAAKDAGMKYIIFVAKHHDGLAYWPSKVSDYTLNRVAGVNFDVIGTLKKACDARGIKLGFYYSHWQDWEHPGGWGNFWDYNSKDPKQFEGHPDFFFYGGEGYRDNLTPEQFDRYWREKSMPQVAELVKNYHPAIMWFDNWRRLSDTNMTPLQVNDMLSLIRRESPDTLVNTRLGIGKVGQPDGTDYETLGDNSFPRHRITHPWESAVTFGLSWGYSRDDQEWRPTTYFIRNLVRNISLGGNLVINFGPQADGRPPEEALDRMRAIGRCLRANGEGFYGCGYTPLEERTQDWGLTTMDERHNRLYLHVFDWPVDGVIRVNGLKTPVTSATLCSGRKALKFTQQGTSVHIEADRSQPVVYDTVIRVELAGPLEVDNETLGEINGGGIAMNAMQARMAGVEAEKPLDGSTKLESQLGGWTAPDASASWTVFVPEAGRRDVTVSYACTAAVAGQGFTVSAGPGLELKAQTETTQLNWSEFRPMHVGAIDFPKPGPYTITVHPVGLVKDELFKLLWVHLAPAGG, encoded by the coding sequence ATGTTCGCTTCCCCTGTTCTTGCGCTCGCTGCCGCTGCCGCTGTTATCGCCGTTCTTCCGCGTGCGGCCGAAGCCGCCGACCAGTCAACGTCCGGTCGCCGGACCGCCTGGTTCGAGGACGCCCGGTTCGGCCTGTTTATCCACTGGAACGGCTCCGCCGCGCTGGAAGGCAGGTTCGATGGCGAACCTGTGCGTCAGACCGAGTACGGCGAATGGCTGCGCGCCCGCAACCGCGTGCCCCGCGCCGATTGGGACGCCGCATTGAAACGGATGCACGTCACGCCGGAGGTGGTCGAAGGATGGGCGGAAGCCGCGAAAGACGCGGGCATGAAGTACATCATTTTCGTCGCCAAGCACCACGACGGCCTCGCGTACTGGCCCTCCAAGGTGTCGGATTACACGCTCAACCGGGTGGCGGGCGTGAACTTCGACGTCATCGGAACCCTCAAGAAGGCATGCGATGCGCGCGGTATCAAGCTCGGCTTCTACTACTCCCACTGGCAGGACTGGGAGCACCCCGGCGGCTGGGGGAACTTCTGGGACTACAACAGCAAGGACCCGAAGCAGTTTGAAGGCCATCCGGACTTCTTCTTCTACGGCGGCGAAGGGTATCGCGACAATCTGACGCCGGAGCAGTTCGACCGGTACTGGCGCGAAAAGTCCATGCCGCAGGTGGCGGAACTGGTGAAAAACTACCACCCGGCCATCATGTGGTTCGACAACTGGCGCCGCCTAAGCGACACGAACATGACGCCGCTCCAGGTGAACGACATGCTCTCGCTCATCCGCAGGGAAAGCCCGGACACGCTGGTAAACACGCGATTGGGCATCGGAAAGGTCGGTCAGCCCGACGGCACCGATTACGAGACGCTGGGCGATAACTCTTTCCCGCGCCACCGCATCACGCACCCCTGGGAAAGCGCCGTCACGTTCGGCCTCTCATGGGGCTACAGCCGCGACGACCAGGAGTGGCGCCCCACCACGTATTTCATCCGCAACCTCGTCCGCAACATCTCGCTGGGCGGCAACCTGGTAATCAATTTCGGCCCCCAGGCCGACGGCCGCCCGCCGGAAGAGGCGTTGGACCGCATGCGCGCCATCGGCCGATGCCTCCGCGCGAACGGCGAGGGCTTCTACGGATGCGGCTACACTCCGTTGGAAGAACGCACGCAGGACTGGGGCCTCACAACGATGGATGAGCGCCACAACCGTCTCTATCTGCACGTTTTCGACTGGCCGGTGGACGGCGTCATCCGGGTTAACGGCCTCAAAACACCGGTCACCTCCGCCACGCTGTGCAGCGGCAGGAAGGCGCTGAAGTTCACGCAGCAGGGCACTTCGGTGCACATCGAGGCCGATCGCTCGCAGCCGGTCGTCTACGACACGGTTATCCGCGTGGAACTCGCCGGCCCGCTGGAAGTGGACAACGAGACGTTGGGGGAGATCAACGGCGGAGGCATCGCCATGAATGCGATGCAGGCCAGGATGGCCGGCGTCGAGGCCGAGAAGCCGCTCGACGGCAGCACGAAATTGGAATCGCAGCTGGGCGGCTGGACGGCGCCGGATGCGTCGGCCTCGTGGACGGTCTTTGTGCCGGAAGCCGGCCGGAGAGACGTCACGGTTTCGTACGCCTGCACCGCGGCAGTCGCCGGACAGGGCTTCACCGTGAGCGCGGGCCCCGGTCTGGAACTGAAAGCACAAACCGAAACCACGCAGCTCAACTGGAGCGAGTTCCGGCCCATGCACGTCGGCGCCATAGATTTCCCGAAGCCCGGCCCCTACACGATCACCGTCCATCCAGTCGGCCTGGTGAAGGACGAACTGTTCAAACTGCTATGGGTTCACCTGGCGCCGGCCGGCGGGTAG
- a CDS encoding GntR family transcriptional regulator, translating to MLIKVDPASSVPVYAQIVSQVKHAVAAGLLRPGDYLPSLRDASLVLRVNPNTVAKAYRELETHGVIRTDHGRGSVITDNGSDATTAYRTAELARLAGQLAVEGYHLGASPAQIAAALQSALSALKPQFESRDAGQETPHE from the coding sequence ATGCTCATCAAAGTGGACCCCGCAAGCTCGGTGCCGGTGTACGCGCAGATTGTGTCGCAGGTGAAGCACGCCGTGGCCGCCGGGCTGTTGCGGCCCGGAGACTACCTGCCGTCGTTGCGCGACGCGTCGCTGGTGCTGCGCGTGAACCCAAACACCGTCGCTAAGGCCTACCGCGAGCTGGAAACCCACGGTGTCATCCGGACCGACCACGGCCGCGGAAGCGTCATCACGGACAATGGCTCCGACGCGACCACAGCCTATCGCACCGCCGAGCTGGCCCGGCTGGCCGGGCAGCTCGCCGTGGAAGGCTACCACCTCGGCGCCAGCCCCGCCCAAATCGCCGCCGCCCTGCAATCCGCCCTCAGCGCCCTGAAGCCGCAGTTCGAGAGCCGCGATGCCGGCCAGGAGACACCCCATGAATGA
- a CDS encoding ABC transporter permease, with product MRRLITKELLETRWYTAGILAIVLTILLLGDPVAYQTGGFASSWFLLPMAATFLMGLSGYSRETSGGTMDFIFSRPIRWWWLLLAKAVAGAMALAGVSIISLPVYLLRAPSVYRPFLNASGLAEGMTVLWMALCAAYLIGLLLSSIVPGVILTVAVVLVGLTVWVDLSDRASRVHSEPWIAAVAIVFLLIAAVLAVRPPLALAPRRRAWLWARCFALGMAAMFASAYTLRDMGWDPQISRRLDRFQSPDRQVNVLVGNTTPGEVWIDDSRHGRRQVDRADETEAIGWTPYGRTYYYTAVVRGRVELRSISESGGWNPETACTLGPEEQGVRRTLEDYFISSGLDFSPGGRRAAAEMYDYRVEHSTAGPYRIAVIDLERHRVRYLRSPERGHLWHWWIDDNHLALAGNHFNVTVTEAWPERPRTPGSSEVRR from the coding sequence ATGAGACGCCTGATTACGAAGGAACTCCTGGAGACGCGCTGGTATACGGCGGGCATCCTTGCCATTGTCCTCACAATCCTCCTGCTGGGCGACCCTGTCGCGTATCAGACCGGGGGCTTTGCATCCTCGTGGTTCCTCCTACCGATGGCCGCCACGTTCCTGATGGGTCTTTCGGGGTATTCGCGGGAGACCTCAGGCGGCACGATGGACTTCATCTTCAGCCGCCCGATTCGGTGGTGGTGGCTGCTCCTCGCAAAGGCCGTCGCTGGGGCGATGGCTCTTGCCGGCGTGTCGATCATCTCGTTACCTGTCTACTTGCTCCGGGCGCCATCCGTTTACCGACCGTTTCTGAACGCGAGCGGCCTTGCGGAGGGCATGACTGTCTTGTGGATGGCGCTGTGTGCTGCTTACCTGATCGGCCTTCTGCTCTCCAGCATCGTGCCGGGCGTTATTTTAACGGTTGCCGTGGTTCTGGTAGGTCTCACCGTCTGGGTGGATTTGTCTGACCGGGCATCCCGCGTACATTCCGAACCGTGGATCGCCGCGGTGGCCATCGTCTTTCTGCTGATCGCCGCGGTTCTGGCCGTTCGACCGCCGCTCGCGCTCGCTCCGCGCCGCCGCGCCTGGCTGTGGGCTCGCTGCTTCGCTTTGGGAATGGCCGCCATGTTCGCATCGGCATACACCCTGCGGGACATGGGCTGGGACCCTCAGATCTCCAGGCGCCTGGACAGATTCCAGTCGCCTGACCGGCAGGTGAACGTGCTGGTCGGCAACACCACGCCAGGAGAGGTTTGGATTGATGACTCCAGGCACGGCAGGAGGCAGGTTGATCGCGCCGACGAGACCGAGGCTATCGGCTGGACGCCGTACGGGCGAACCTACTACTACACGGCCGTGGTTCGCGGACGGGTGGAACTGAGGAGCATTTCGGAGTCCGGCGGCTGGAATCCCGAGACAGCCTGTACGCTGGGACCGGAGGAACAGGGTGTTCGGCGCACGCTGGAAGACTACTTTATTTCGAGTGGCCTTGATTTCTCGCCGGGCGGCCGGCGGGCGGCCGCGGAGATGTACGACTACCGGGTCGAACACTCAACAGCGGGTCCATATCGGATCGCGGTAATCGACCTTGAGCGGCACAGAGTTCGGTACCTACGTAGCCCCGAACGGGGCCATCTATGGCACTGGTGGATCGACGACAATCACCTTGCCCTGGCTGGAAACCACTTCAATGTCACGGTGACGGAAGCCTGGCCGGAGAGGCCGCGGACGCCGGGATCATCTGAGGTGCGGCGATAA
- a CDS encoding oxaloacetate decarboxylase: protein MKRTTTLRKAIMERRAVVVPGCHDALSARVIEKCGFEAIQISGYGVAGSLMGMPDVGLVQMKDVLDTAWNIAQAVDIPVMADLDTGGGNAVNAAWLAERVIAMGIAGMNMEDQVFPKRCGHMAGKEVIPAEEMAGKIGACAAVRDKLDPDFIINARTDVLAIGGLDEAIRRCNLYLEAGADLAFIDGIRTVAQVEQAVREVCGPLSVNLMDAVSGMKTELIPIPVLAKMGVGRVSIPVASIMVAQKALTDFFMALKAAPDGILPGQTQWLASFEEYTDFVGLKEYRAKEDAFLPKQHLDAKYHGAGWIVKGEGKE from the coding sequence ATGAAACGAACAACAACACTCAGAAAAGCAATCATGGAGCGCCGGGCGGTGGTGGTGCCAGGGTGTCACGACGCGCTTTCGGCGCGCGTCATCGAAAAATGCGGTTTTGAGGCGATCCAGATCTCGGGCTACGGGGTCGCCGGCTCCCTCATGGGGATGCCGGACGTCGGCCTCGTCCAGATGAAGGACGTACTGGACACGGCGTGGAACATCGCTCAGGCCGTGGATATCCCGGTGATGGCCGATCTCGATACCGGCGGAGGCAACGCGGTCAACGCCGCGTGGCTGGCGGAGCGCGTCATCGCGATGGGCATCGCCGGAATGAACATGGAGGACCAGGTCTTCCCGAAGCGGTGCGGGCACATGGCCGGCAAGGAGGTGATTCCGGCCGAGGAAATGGCCGGCAAGATCGGCGCGTGCGCCGCCGTGCGCGACAAACTGGATCCGGATTTCATCATCAACGCGCGGACGGACGTCCTCGCCATCGGCGGCCTCGATGAGGCCATCCGCCGTTGCAACCTCTACCTGGAGGCCGGCGCCGACCTGGCGTTCATCGACGGCATCCGTACGGTTGCGCAGGTTGAGCAGGCGGTCAGGGAAGTGTGCGGACCGCTGTCCGTGAACCTCATGGACGCCGTCTCCGGCATGAAGACCGAACTGATTCCGATCCCGGTGCTGGCGAAGATGGGTGTCGGCCGCGTGTCCATACCGGTCGCTTCCATCATGGTCGCGCAGAAGGCGCTGACCGACTTCTTCATGGCGTTGAAGGCGGCTCCGGACGGAATCCTGCCGGGGCAGACGCAGTGGCTGGCGTCGTTCGAGGAGTATACGGATTTCGTAGGCCTCAAGGAGTACCGGGCCAAGGAGGACGCCTTCCTGCCGAAGCAGCACCTGGATGCCAAGTACCACGGCGCCGGCTGGATCGTCAAAGGCGAAGGCAAGGAGTAA
- a CDS encoding ABC transporter ATP-binding protein, which produces MNEPTYAIQTLELTKRYRKHLAVDHLNLQVPTGSVYAFLGRNGAGKTTTIRMLLNLLDRSSGGVSVLGLDPQRRDFELKKRIGYVAEGQRMYDWMSVAQIVWFCKGFYPTWDDALAADLTRQMELPAKQKLRNLSRGTQAKVALLLAMAHRPELLILDEPTAGLDVVVRREFLEGVIDMIQQEGRTVFFSSHIVHEVERVADWVGVLDEGRLIWSGPLDDLKRSVKRLVLTFPDSVPQSLSLDGALSTRISGRQATIVVRNHSEAVLQSAHRIAPQVDVEDLPLEDVLVALLGEGGGR; this is translated from the coding sequence ATGAATGAACCGACCTATGCCATCCAAACCCTGGAACTCACCAAGCGATACCGAAAGCATCTCGCCGTGGACCACTTGAACCTGCAGGTACCAACTGGCAGCGTATACGCCTTCCTCGGCCGCAACGGTGCCGGAAAGACAACCACGATCCGCATGCTCCTCAACCTGCTGGACCGGTCCTCCGGGGGCGTCAGCGTGCTCGGGCTGGACCCCCAGCGCAGGGACTTCGAATTGAAGAAGCGCATCGGCTACGTCGCGGAAGGCCAGCGGATGTACGATTGGATGTCGGTCGCCCAGATCGTCTGGTTCTGCAAGGGTTTCTACCCCACGTGGGACGACGCGTTGGCCGCCGATCTGACGCGGCAGATGGAACTGCCGGCGAAACAGAAGCTGCGGAACCTCTCACGCGGCACACAGGCGAAAGTTGCCTTGCTGCTGGCGATGGCGCACCGGCCGGAGTTGCTGATCCTCGATGAGCCGACCGCCGGTCTGGATGTGGTCGTTCGCCGTGAGTTCCTCGAAGGCGTCATCGATATGATCCAGCAGGAGGGCAGAACGGTCTTCTTCTCATCGCACATCGTCCATGAGGTCGAGCGCGTGGCGGACTGGGTGGGCGTGTTGGATGAAGGTCGGCTCATCTGGTCCGGCCCCCTCGACGACTTGAAGCGATCCGTCAAACGACTGGTCCTTACCTTCCCCGATTCCGTTCCACAAAGCCTGAGCCTCGACGGCGCGCTTTCGACCCGGATCTCCGGTCGCCAGGCGACCATCGTGGTCCGCAACCATTCCGAGGCCGTGCTCCAGTCCGCGCACCGCATCGCGCCGCAGGTGGACGTGGAAGACCTGCCGCTGGAGGATGTGCTGGTGGCGCTGCTGGGTGAAGGAGGCGGGCGATGA
- a CDS encoding type IV pilus twitching motility protein PilT — translation MKDIRSLLDICIDRDGSDLHIEAGEPPVLRLHGRLVRLRELGELTGDDTEHLMKAIASPRSQQEIEERGGADFGFTYPGRGRFRVSVFQQRNSIAINMRLIPFRLLSFEQLGLSASVQKLLHAPRGLILITGPTGSGKTTTLATMIDYINVHRDAHIITIEDPIEYFHSPKQSIITQREVHVDVPSFEEGVIKALRQDPDVILVGEMRDLNTIGAAITAAETGHLVLSTLHTTGAARTVDRITDVFPMEQQEQIRVQLSGNLTAVISQLLLPKKDGSGRIPAYEIMVCTPAIQHMIRDHKTHSIFSAIQTGSQLGMIALDDHLVQLYKRGAIGKDEMIRVAQKQEEIYEKIGEAPPAGMVSIAKANAQTPNAVGRQ, via the coding sequence GTGAAAGACATCCGGTCACTGCTCGACATCTGCATCGATCGTGACGGCTCGGACCTCCATATCGAGGCGGGCGAACCTCCTGTACTGCGCTTGCACGGTCGTCTCGTGCGCCTGAGGGAACTCGGCGAGCTTACGGGGGATGACACCGAGCACCTGATGAAGGCCATCGCCTCCCCCCGCTCCCAACAGGAGATCGAAGAGCGCGGCGGGGCGGATTTTGGATTCACCTATCCCGGGCGCGGGCGGTTCCGCGTATCGGTTTTTCAGCAGCGCAACTCCATCGCCATCAACATGCGCCTCATTCCGTTTCGCCTGCTGTCGTTCGAGCAGTTGGGCCTTTCCGCCAGCGTTCAGAAATTGCTGCACGCTCCGCGCGGCCTCATCCTCATCACGGGGCCAACCGGCAGCGGGAAGACCACCACGCTGGCCACGATGATCGACTACATCAACGTTCATCGCGATGCTCATATCATTACCATCGAAGACCCTATCGAGTATTTCCATTCGCCGAAACAGAGCATCATCACGCAGCGCGAAGTGCATGTGGACGTGCCTTCATTTGAGGAGGGCGTTATCAAGGCTTTGCGCCAGGACCCGGACGTGATCCTGGTGGGCGAGATGCGCGACCTCAATACAATCGGCGCCGCCATCACCGCCGCGGAAACAGGCCACCTGGTGCTCTCCACTCTGCACACAACCGGCGCGGCGCGCACTGTGGACCGCATCACCGACGTTTTCCCGATGGAACAGCAGGAGCAGATCCGCGTGCAGTTGTCCGGCAACCTCACGGCGGTTATCTCACAGCTTCTGCTGCCCAAAAAGGACGGCAGCGGACGCATCCCGGCGTACGAGATCATGGTCTGCACGCCGGCCATCCAGCACATGATCCGCGACCACAAGACGCACAGCATCTTCAGCGCCATCCAGACGGGAAGCCAGCTGGGCATGATCGCGCTGGACGACCACCTGGTGCAGCTATACAAGCGCGGCGCGATCGGCAAGGACGAGATGATCCGTGTAGCGCAGAAGCAGGAAGAGATCTACGAGAAGATCGGCGAAGCGCCGCCGGCCGGCATGGTGAGCATCGCCAAGGCGAACGCGCAGACGCCGAACGCCGTGGGCAGACAGTAG
- a CDS encoding 3-isopropylmalate dehydratase large subunit has protein sequence MAQTTVQKILAKAVGRAEVEVGEVVEPDVSLAMSHENGALVINQFCEIYQGTGREPKVWDPSRIAIIFDHRVPAESAKTATNQKLIREFVKAQGIAKFHDVRADQGGICHQILPEYGYIRPGGVVVGTDSHTTSHGALGSFAFGIGATEMAAVWALGRMLNVEVPGTIRVEVDGKLSPGVEPKDIILNLIGTLTAEGANFRVLEFHGSAIDAMPTSGRLTLCNMSVEAGATSGIVPGDAETVRYLREEAGVMDALDLVTPDADAQYVQTVRVDASTLAPQIACPHTVDNVKGVGAVEGTHIDQIVIGSCTNGRLDDLLAAAGILKGRKVAEGTRLLVFPASWKIYMQAMEAGILKDLIEAGAVVCNPGCGPCLGVHQGALGDGEVALATTNRNFKGRMGNPNAGVYLCSPSTAAASAVSGVITDPRKEGV, from the coding sequence ATGGCGCAGACAACCGTACAGAAGATACTGGCGAAGGCCGTTGGGCGCGCCGAGGTGGAAGTTGGCGAGGTTGTGGAGCCCGACGTTTCCCTCGCGATGTCGCACGAAAACGGTGCGCTGGTCATCAACCAGTTCTGCGAGATCTACCAGGGTACCGGTCGCGAGCCGAAGGTGTGGGATCCGAGCCGCATCGCTATCATTTTCGACCACCGTGTGCCCGCAGAAAGCGCTAAGACCGCGACGAACCAGAAACTGATCCGCGAGTTCGTGAAGGCGCAGGGCATCGCCAAATTCCACGACGTGCGCGCCGACCAGGGCGGTATCTGCCACCAGATACTGCCGGAGTACGGCTATATCCGGCCGGGTGGCGTGGTGGTCGGCACCGACAGCCATACAACCAGCCACGGCGCGCTGGGCTCGTTCGCATTCGGAATCGGCGCCACCGAAATGGCCGCCGTCTGGGCGCTGGGCCGCATGCTGAACGTGGAAGTGCCCGGCACGATCCGCGTGGAGGTGGACGGGAAGCTGTCGCCCGGCGTGGAGCCGAAGGACATCATCCTGAACCTTATCGGCACTCTGACCGCCGAGGGCGCCAATTTCCGCGTGCTGGAGTTCCACGGCAGCGCCATCGACGCGATGCCCACCTCCGGCCGCCTCACGCTCTGCAACATGTCCGTCGAGGCCGGCGCCACGTCCGGCATCGTGCCGGGAGATGCCGAGACGGTCCGCTATCTGCGCGAAGAGGCCGGCGTAATGGATGCACTGGACCTAGTAACGCCGGACGCGGACGCTCAATACGTACAGACCGTACGGGTCGACGCCTCGACCCTCGCCCCGCAGATCGCGTGCCCGCACACGGTGGACAACGTGAAGGGAGTCGGCGCGGTGGAGGGCACGCACATCGATCAGATCGTCATCGGTTCCTGCACCAACGGCCGCCTCGACGATCTGCTGGCCGCGGCGGGCATCCTTAAAGGCCGAAAGGTGGCCGAGGGCACCCGGCTTCTGGTGTTCCCCGCATCGTGGAAAATCTACATGCAGGCGATGGAGGCCGGGATTCTGAAGGACCTCATTGAGGCCGGCGCCGTGGTCTGCAACCCCGGCTGCGGCCCGTGCCTGGGCGTCCATCAGGGCGCGCTCGGCGACGGCGAAGTAGCCCTTGCCACCACCAACCGCAATTTCAAGGGACGCATGGGCAATCCGAACGCAGGGGTCTACCTGTGCTCGCCGTCCACCGCCGCAGCGAGCGCTGTGTCCGGCGTGATCACCGACCCGCGGAAGGAAGGGGTATGA
- a CDS encoding isocitrate/isopropylmalate dehydrogenase family protein, with amino-acid sequence MAKYRIAWLPGDGVGADVMDAARVVLDAVALDADYVQGDIGWEFWCREGDALPQRTIDLLRSVDAAMFGAITSKPAKAAMAELAPELREKGLAYRSPIVRMRQMFELYVCLRPCRAYSGNPLNYREGIDLVVFRENTEDLYAGVEFSPVPPELASTLSALSKPFSAFAGLDPDDYAVSCKVNTRKGSERIVRAAFEYARKFGRKKVTVVHKANVVRATDGLFLDCAREVAKDFPEIAMDEANIDAMCMWLLKDPFNYDVLVAPNLYGDIISDLCAQMVGGLGFGCSGNIGDKVAVFEPSHGSAPKYTGQNKVNPIATILAARMMLDYLGETEKGTAIDEAVAAVIAEGKVRTYDMGGTNTTSEMAEAVAGKVA; translated from the coding sequence GTGGCTAAGTACCGCATTGCCTGGCTGCCCGGCGACGGCGTGGGCGCCGACGTGATGGACGCCGCCCGCGTTGTGCTGGACGCCGTCGCACTGGACGCGGATTACGTCCAAGGCGATATCGGATGGGAGTTCTGGTGTCGCGAGGGCGACGCTCTTCCCCAGCGAACGATCGACCTCCTCCGGTCCGTGGACGCCGCCATGTTCGGCGCCATAACCTCCAAGCCCGCCAAAGCCGCGATGGCCGAACTCGCCCCTGAACTTCGCGAAAAGGGCCTGGCGTACCGTTCTCCCATCGTCCGGATGCGCCAGATGTTCGAGCTCTACGTGTGCCTGCGACCGTGCCGGGCGTATTCCGGCAACCCGCTGAACTACCGTGAAGGCATCGATCTTGTGGTATTCCGCGAGAACACCGAGGACCTTTACGCCGGCGTTGAGTTTTCGCCCGTGCCTCCGGAGCTGGCTTCCACACTGAGCGCGCTCTCGAAACCGTTCTCCGCGTTCGCCGGGCTGGACCCGGACGACTACGCCGTTTCCTGCAAGGTCAACACGCGCAAGGGGTCGGAGCGTATCGTTCGCGCCGCATTCGAGTACGCCCGCAAGTTCGGGCGGAAGAAGGTCACGGTGGTGCACAAGGCCAACGTGGTCCGCGCGACCGACGGCCTTTTCCTGGATTGCGCGCGCGAGGTGGCGAAGGACTTCCCCGAGATCGCGATGGACGAGGCCAACATCGACGCGATGTGTATGTGGCTGCTGAAGGACCCCTTCAACTACGACGTCCTCGTGGCGCCGAACCTGTACGGGGACATCATCTCGGACCTGTGCGCGCAAATGGTCGGTGGCCTGGGCTTTGGCTGCAGCGGAAACATCGGTGACAAGGTGGCGGTATTCGAGCCGAGCCACGGCTCCGCCCCGAAGTATACGGGCCAGAACAAGGTGAACCCCATCGCCACGATCCTGGCCGCCCGAATGATGCTGGACTACCTGGGCGAGACGGAGAAGGGAACCGCCATAGACGAGGCTGTTGCCGCGGTGATCGCCGAAGGCAAGGTCCGCACGTACGACATGGGCGGCACGAACACTACTTCTGAGATGGCGGAGGCTGTGGCGGGGAAGGTGGCGTGA
- a CDS encoding 3-isopropylmalate dehydratase, which produces MGKVVLKLGPDVSTDIIYPGRFMATVLPTETPQLAFADHPINATLKAGGVPPGSYIVADRNFGCGSSREQAASCLKGWELTIVAKDFARIFLQNAVNLGLRLIICPAIEASEGDELDIGADKVVNKTTGKAYPIVPLPPARQAIIDAGGLIPYARARLMAV; this is translated from the coding sequence ATGGGCAAAGTCGTGCTGAAACTCGGTCCGGATGTATCGACGGATATCATCTACCCTGGCCGGTTCATGGCCACGGTCCTGCCGACCGAGACACCGCAACTGGCGTTCGCCGACCACCCGATCAACGCCACCCTCAAGGCCGGCGGAGTGCCGCCGGGGAGTTACATCGTGGCCGACCGTAATTTCGGGTGCGGATCATCCCGGGAGCAGGCCGCTTCGTGCCTCAAGGGCTGGGAACTGACGATCGTTGCGAAGGATTTCGCGCGCATTTTCCTCCAGAACGCGGTCAACCTGGGCCTGCGCCTGATCATCTGCCCCGCGATCGAGGCGTCCGAAGGCGATGAGCTGGATATCGGGGCGGACAAGGTGGTGAACAAGACCACCGGCAAGGCCTATCCCATCGTCCCGCTGCCGCCCGCCCGCCAGGCCATTATCGACGCCGGCGGCTTGATCCCGTACGCGAGGGCACGGCTTATGGCGGTGTGA